Proteins encoded within one genomic window of Xylophilus sp. GOD-11R:
- a CDS encoding extracellular solute-binding protein: MHSTANGLNRRGFALAAAAAGSLLVPAWAHAQGKGKEIVVGGAGSHKAFLDPLIPVFEKQTGCKVLFDGTRSLVNLEKMVSNKSKPYMSVVLMDDPVMIPAVKEGVLDKLSAADIPSLSKLKAGTVHMDGMWANYMQSMTGVAFNTARLKQVPSYAALWEPGYKGKLVIPSLQNTEGLSMFLVAAMLETGKPLQEAQYQPDAAFRKLKALKPNLLTVYTQLPQALNLLEQGEATAIAGMIGYNAFDRKSKGAPIDFVLPKEGGMSMPNGIAKVKNGPEPALANAFIECMLGAWQKQIADISLALPTNASVTPPADVPRGTILMPDWAYIAENRKSWVERWDREMAI, translated from the coding sequence ATGCACTCGACCGCCAATGGCTTGAATCGCCGTGGTTTCGCCCTCGCCGCCGCTGCGGCCGGCAGCCTGCTCGTTCCCGCCTGGGCGCACGCCCAGGGCAAGGGCAAGGAAATCGTCGTCGGTGGTGCCGGCAGCCACAAGGCCTTTCTCGATCCGCTGATTCCGGTCTTCGAAAAGCAGACCGGCTGCAAGGTGCTGTTCGATGGAACCCGTTCGCTGGTCAACCTGGAAAAGATGGTCAGCAACAAGAGCAAGCCCTACATGTCGGTCGTGCTGATGGACGACCCGGTGATGATCCCGGCCGTCAAGGAAGGCGTGCTCGACAAGCTGAGCGCCGCCGACATTCCCAGCCTGTCGAAACTGAAAGCCGGCACGGTGCACATGGACGGCATGTGGGCCAACTACATGCAGTCGATGACCGGTGTTGCTTTCAATACGGCCAGGCTCAAGCAGGTGCCGTCGTATGCGGCGCTCTGGGAGCCGGGCTACAAGGGCAAGCTGGTGATCCCGTCGTTGCAGAACACCGAGGGCCTGTCGATGTTCCTGGTGGCGGCCATGCTGGAGACCGGCAAGCCCCTGCAGGAAGCCCAGTATCAGCCCGATGCCGCTTTTCGCAAGCTCAAGGCGCTCAAGCCCAACCTGCTCACCGTCTATACCCAGCTGCCGCAGGCGTTGAACCTGCTGGAGCAGGGCGAGGCCACGGCCATCGCCGGGATGATCGGCTACAACGCCTTCGACCGTAAATCCAAGGGTGCGCCGATCGATTTCGTGCTGCCGAAAGAAGGCGGCATGTCCATGCCCAACGGCATCGCCAAGGTGAAGAACGGCCCGGAGCCGGCGCTGGCCAATGCCTTCATCGAATGCATGCTGGGCGCCTGGCAGAAGCAGATCGCCGACATCTCGCTGGCCCTGCCGACCAACGCCAGCGTGACGCCGCCGGCCGACGTGCCCAGGGGCACCATCCTCATGCCCGACTGGGCCTATATCGCCGAGAACCGCAAGAGCTGGGTCGAGCGCTGGGACCGAGAGATGGCCATCTGA
- a CDS encoding DUF3325 domain-containing protein yields the protein MNSLLGSIGTLAAALGGFCALGLAMDRHYEDSFGRGREPGRWRPWLQVAGSLGLLLSLLGCWSLRGPAQGTVLWCGVLTAGGVATALMLTYAPRHAVRVLGAAAVGATSLMLVAMA from the coding sequence CCTTGCTCGGCTCGATCGGCACCCTGGCGGCGGCGCTCGGCGGCTTTTGCGCGCTCGGTCTGGCGATGGATCGGCATTACGAAGACAGCTTCGGTCGTGGCCGCGAGCCCGGGCGCTGGCGGCCGTGGCTGCAGGTGGCCGGTAGCCTGGGACTGCTGCTGTCACTGCTCGGATGCTGGTCGTTGCGCGGCCCCGCGCAGGGCACGGTGCTGTGGTGCGGCGTGCTGACGGCGGGCGGCGTGGCGACGGCGCTGATGCTCACCTACGCGCCTCGGCACGCGGTGCGCGTTCTCGGCGCCGCCGCGGTCGGCGCCACCTCGTTGATGCTGGTGGCCATGGCCTGA